A stretch of Cynocephalus volans isolate mCynVol1 chromosome 9, mCynVol1.pri, whole genome shotgun sequence DNA encodes these proteins:
- the RPL34 gene encoding large ribosomal subunit protein eL34: MVQRLTYRRRLSYNTASNKTRLSRTPGNRIVYLYTKKVGKAPKSACGVCPGRLRGVRAVRPKVLMRLSKTKKHVSRAYGGSMCAKCVRDRIKRAFLIEEQKIVVKVLKAQAQSQKAK; encoded by the exons ATGGTCCAGCGTCTGACATACCGCCGTAGGCTTTCCTACAATACAGCCTCTAACAAAACTAGGCT GTCCCGAACCCCTGGTAATAGAATAGTTTACCTTTATACCAAGAAGGTTGGGAAAGCACCAAAATCTGCATGCGGTGTGTGTCCAGGCAGACTCCGAGGG GTTCGTGCTGTGAGACCTAAAGTTCTTATGAGATTGTCTAAAACGAAAAAACATGTCAGCAGGGCCTATGGTGGTTCCATGTGTGCTAAGTGTGTTCGTGACAG GATCAAGCGTGCTTTCCTTATTGAGGAGCAGAAAATCGTTGTGAAAGTGTTGAAGGCACAAGCACAGAGTCagaaagctaaataa